The Nitrosomonas sp. sh817 genome includes a window with the following:
- a CDS encoding PEP-CTERM sorting domain-containing protein, translating into MNTQLANFKQIAIFVAGIYTASIPAVAHADWSIKGLGFLGEFLPPLFPIASSAFGINDSGQVAGTSSASDGPQHAFITGPNGIGMIDLDEVGYSFALGINDSGQVAGESIFADDYSTDGYSIHAFITGPNGIGVTDLGTLGGSMSTAQGINNSGQVVGYSFTKGDIAQHAFITGPNGIGMTDLGTLLGGRYSVAYSINDSGQVVGSSQTAGGSPHAFITGPNGIGMTDLGTLGGFSSQAYGINDSGQVVGESTIASGPTHAFITGPNGIGMTDLGTLVGGYNISRATGINDFGEVVGVAGGADGLEHSFIFSHGGMTDLSLLAPVVADGWTNIVVNSINNNGQMVGSGQHHGHTEAFLLSYTPDTIFDPQPIYIPPVPEPEAYVMLLAGLGLMGYLARRREETFN; encoded by the coding sequence ATGAACACTCAGCTCGCAAATTTCAAACAGATCGCAATCTTTGTCGCAGGAATTTACACCGCATCAATTCCGGCAGTGGCGCATGCCGACTGGTCAATAAAAGGATTGGGATTCTTGGGGGAATTTTTACCACCACTCTTTCCTATAGCTAGCAGTGCCTTTGGCATCAACGATTCCGGACAAGTGGCCGGGACTTCTTCTGCATCAGATGGTCCCCAGCATGCATTTATCACGGGCCCTAATGGCATAGGCATGATTGACTTGGATGAGGTGGGCTATAGTTTTGCTTTGGGCATTAATGATTCCGGGCAAGTGGCGGGAGAATCTATTTTTGCAGATGACTATTCTACTGATGGCTATTCTATTCATGCATTTATCACGGGTCCTAATGGTATAGGCGTGACTGACTTGGGTACCCTGGGTGGATCCATGAGTACAGCTCAGGGTATCAACAATTCCGGGCAAGTCGTCGGATATTCTTTCACGAAAGGTGATATTGCTCAGCACGCTTTTATTACGGGCCCGAATGGTATCGGCATGACTGACCTAGGTACGTTGTTGGGCGGAAGATACAGTGTGGCTTATAGCATCAATGATTCCGGGCAAGTAGTGGGAAGTTCTCAAACTGCAGGTGGTTCCCCTCATGCATTCATCACGGGACCTAATGGTATAGGTATGACTGACTTAGGGACCTTAGGGGGATTCAGTAGTCAAGCCTATGGAATCAATGATTCCGGGCAAGTGGTGGGGGAATCGACCATTGCAAGCGGTCCTACCCATGCATTTATCACGGGTCCTAATGGTATTGGCATGACTGACTTGGGTACCTTGGTCGGCGGATACAACATTAGTCGTGCCACCGGCATCAATGATTTCGGAGAGGTTGTGGGAGTGGCCGGAGGTGCTGATGGCCTAGAGCACTCTTTTATTTTTAGTCATGGCGGAATGACTGATCTTTCGTTATTGGCTCCTGTCGTCGCAGACGGGTGGACTAATATTGTTGTTAACAGCATCAACAATAATGGACAGATGGTTGGGTCTGGCCAACACCATGGACATACCGAAGCATTTTTACTGTCGTATACTCCTGATACTATCTTTGACCCTCAACCAATTTATATCCCGCCAGTACCGGAACCGGAAGCCTACGTAATGTTGTTGGCTGGCTTAGGCTTAATGGGTTATCTAGCGCGACGGAGAGAAGAAACCTTTAATTAA
- a CDS encoding GGDEF domain-containing protein gives MKIKKAMSCVAGDTDSSRNFIQQCNELLAQRAQIMSIAAMFRIQLKRWKAVIEIYGPDLAGQLSRELSNRLSAYVNEHCLLARIAEDQFAIFKTDCANNENAGLFARTLAKTVIAPINIDYLQFRIAMDVEISTYPDNTEMISEPIANAPAALLHNRTVWSGDCYYFSKETAEAAAKQRSLRKSLQTAIQKQELVLLYQPVVDLQSGDLTGIEALVRWNHPELGMLLPEDFIPLAQENGFVMELGRWVLRQACDQLQVWHSAGYPLLSVSVNVSAVEFDQAQWINTISQVLAETGMPPEFLELDIAESTLMRHAETSLQAVRSLKNLGVKIVMDNFGRGYSSPRYIKHFSVDILKIDRTLTHDMIADPDGLTIVSSMIGLAKGLGLAVQAVGVETKEQFDCLLHTGCHRAQGYLFSKPVFAQDVMQLLVQRKTGTLA, from the coding sequence TTGAAAATCAAAAAAGCAATGTCCTGTGTGGCTGGAGACACGGATTCCAGCCGTAATTTTATACAGCAATGCAATGAACTGCTGGCACAGCGCGCTCAAATAATGAGTATCGCAGCAATGTTCCGGATTCAGTTGAAGCGTTGGAAAGCTGTTATTGAAATCTATGGCCCGGATTTAGCCGGGCAACTTTCCAGGGAATTGTCGAACCGGCTGTCCGCTTATGTCAACGAACATTGCTTGCTAGCAAGAATTGCAGAGGATCAGTTTGCCATCTTCAAAACGGATTGCGCGAATAATGAGAATGCCGGGTTATTTGCTCGCACGCTTGCAAAGACGGTCATTGCACCGATCAATATCGATTATTTACAGTTTCGCATCGCGATGGATGTGGAAATCAGCACTTATCCCGATAACACGGAAATGATTTCTGAGCCAATTGCGAATGCACCGGCTGCTCTGTTGCATAATCGCACGGTTTGGAGCGGCGATTGTTATTATTTTTCCAAGGAAACCGCCGAAGCGGCGGCTAAACAACGATCGCTTAGAAAATCGCTGCAAACTGCGATTCAAAAACAAGAGCTTGTGCTGCTTTATCAACCGGTAGTGGATCTGCAGTCGGGTGATTTGACCGGCATTGAAGCGCTGGTGCGTTGGAATCATCCGGAATTGGGAATGTTGCTGCCGGAAGATTTTATTCCGTTGGCGCAAGAAAACGGATTTGTCATGGAACTGGGCCGATGGGTGCTGCGGCAGGCTTGTGATCAGCTTCAAGTCTGGCACAGCGCGGGATACCCATTGTTGTCGGTTTCGGTGAATGTTTCCGCTGTTGAATTTGATCAAGCGCAATGGATCAATACGATTTCGCAGGTTCTCGCTGAAACCGGCATGCCCCCGGAGTTTCTGGAATTGGACATCGCCGAATCGACGTTGATGCGGCATGCGGAAACCAGTCTCCAAGCCGTGCGCTCATTGAAAAACCTTGGCGTCAAAATTGTCATGGATAATTTTGGGCGCGGTTATTCATCGCCGCGCTATATAAAGCATTTTTCTGTGGATATTCTGAAGATCGACCGGACTTTAACCCATGATATGATTGCGGATCCTGACGGCTTGACGATTGTTTCCTCAATGATCGGGCTCGCAAAAGGCCTGGGACTGGCGGTTCAAGCCGTGGGCGTCGAAACCAAAGAGCAGTTCGATTGTTTGCTGCATACCGGGTGTCACCGGGCGCAAGGTTATTTGTTTAGCAAACCGGTTTTTGCGCAGGATGTGATGCAACTGCTGGTGCAGCGCAAAACCGGGACGCTTGCGTAG
- the flhD gene encoding flagellar transcriptional regulator FlhD: METNQILDEIRDINLSYLLLAKQMLREDKVSAIYRLGINQDLADIIDRLSSAQLIKMAATNMLLCRFRFDDRLIAEMLSNDSRDQAVTKSHAAILMAGKPAEAVV, encoded by the coding sequence ATGGAAACCAATCAAATATTGGATGAAATCAGGGATATCAATTTAAGCTACTTATTGCTTGCCAAGCAAATGTTGCGGGAAGATAAAGTGTCTGCAATCTACCGTTTGGGAATCAATCAGGATCTCGCGGACATTATCGACAGACTGAGTTCCGCGCAGTTAATCAAAATGGCTGCTACCAACATGTTGCTCTGCCGGTTCCGTTTCGACGATCGCTTGATTGCCGAGATGCTCTCCAACGATAGCCGCGATCAGGCTGTTACTAAATCGCATGCAGCAATTTTGATGGCCGGAAAACCGGCCGAAGCTGTGGTGTAA
- the flhC gene encoding flagellar transcriptional regulator FlhC, giving the protein MRNRSILTEAKQIQLATELIQLGARLQVLEMNTNLSRERLVKLYKEIRGVSPPKGMLPYSEDWFMSWQPNMHSTLFMNIHNYVTTNSDVEGIDALVKSYRLYLEHVKVNQLEKVLSLTRAWTLVRFVESGVLCIAPCVNCHGKFVVHSLEIHSNHVCGLCNIPSRAGKTKKAAALHLH; this is encoded by the coding sequence ATGCGCAACCGAAGTATTCTTACCGAAGCCAAACAAATTCAACTCGCCACGGAATTGATTCAACTAGGCGCCCGGCTCCAGGTTCTGGAGATGAACACAAATCTCAGCCGCGAGCGGTTGGTTAAGCTGTACAAGGAAATCAGAGGGGTGTCGCCTCCCAAAGGCATGCTGCCTTATTCGGAAGACTGGTTCATGAGCTGGCAACCCAACATGCACTCTACGTTATTTATGAATATTCATAACTATGTGACGACTAATTCGGATGTCGAAGGAATCGACGCATTGGTAAAAAGCTACCGGCTCTATCTCGAGCATGTCAAAGTCAATCAGCTGGAGAAAGTATTAAGCTTGACGCGCGCCTGGACTTTGGTGCGTTTTGTGGAAAGCGGCGTTCTGTGCATCGCACCATGCGTGAATTGTCACGGAAAATTTGTGGTTCATTCGCTGGAAATTCATTCCAATCATGTCTGCGGTTTGTGCAATATTCCTTCGCGGGCTGGAAAAACCAAGAAAGCTGCGGCGCTACATTTGCACTAG
- a CDS encoding pyridoxal phosphate-dependent aminotransferase, translated as MELSSRVQTIKPSPTLAVTARAAKLKAEGKDIIGLGAGEPDFDTPQHIKDAAITAINKGFTKYTPVGGTPGLKNAIVAKFKRENNFDFEPKQILVSCGGKQSFFNLALAVINPGDEVIIPAPYWVSYPDIVLIAEGKPVFINTGIEQHFKISPQQLEAAITPKTKMFVINSPSNPSGAVYTLDELRALGEVLLKHPQILIATDDMYEHILLTGQKFVNIVNACPELFAQAVVLNGVSKAYSMTGWRIGYCGGPAHIITAMENIQSQSTSNPSSISQVAAETALNGDQSCMNPMIAAFKERNLYVTEQLNKISGVHCLASEGAFYAFADVRESIGNLYKNKLINAQNDLAFSEYLLEKAGVAVVPGSAFGCEGYMRLSFATSMDNLQQALARIQNLLK; from the coding sequence GTGGAGCTCTCTAGCCGCGTTCAAACCATCAAACCATCTCCTACCCTTGCGGTAACCGCCCGGGCTGCCAAACTGAAAGCCGAAGGCAAAGACATTATTGGATTAGGCGCGGGCGAGCCTGATTTCGACACGCCGCAGCACATCAAAGATGCTGCTATCACCGCGATTAACAAGGGATTTACCAAATACACGCCGGTCGGCGGCACCCCCGGATTGAAAAACGCCATCGTGGCTAAATTCAAACGGGAAAACAATTTCGATTTCGAGCCCAAGCAAATTCTGGTTTCTTGCGGCGGCAAACAGAGTTTTTTTAATCTGGCGCTGGCGGTCATCAACCCCGGCGATGAAGTGATCATTCCGGCGCCTTACTGGGTTTCTTATCCGGATATCGTACTGATCGCGGAGGGCAAACCGGTCTTTATCAATACCGGCATCGAGCAACATTTCAAAATTTCACCGCAGCAGTTGGAAGCTGCCATTACACCGAAAACCAAAATGTTCGTCATCAATAGCCCGAGCAATCCTTCCGGCGCGGTCTATACCCTGGATGAACTGAGAGCTTTGGGCGAAGTATTATTGAAACATCCGCAGATTCTCATCGCCACGGATGACATGTACGAGCATATCCTGTTAACCGGTCAGAAATTTGTCAATATCGTTAATGCTTGTCCGGAGTTATTTGCGCAAGCGGTTGTTCTCAACGGTGTATCCAAAGCTTATTCGATGACCGGCTGGCGCATCGGTTATTGTGGGGGACCTGCTCATATCATTACGGCGATGGAGAACATTCAGTCGCAAAGCACTTCCAATCCGAGCTCGATTTCGCAAGTTGCCGCCGAAACTGCGTTGAATGGCGATCAATCCTGCATGAATCCGATGATTGCGGCATTCAAGGAACGTAATCTTTATGTCACTGAACAACTCAACAAAATCAGCGGCGTGCACTGCTTGGCTTCGGAAGGTGCTTTTTATGCATTCGCCGATGTTCGTGAATCAATCGGAAATTTGTACAAAAACAAACTGATCAATGCACAAAACGATCTCGCATTCAGCGAATATCTTCTGGAAAAAGCCGGTGTTGCGGTTGTCCCAGGCTCGGCATTCGGTTGTGAAGGCTACATGCGCTTATCGTTTGCCACGTCGATGGATAATTTGCAGCAGGCTTTAGCGCGCATTCAAAATCTGCTGAAATGA
- the uvrB gene encoding excinuclease ABC subunit UvrB → MIATFPNSPYKLHQAFAPAGDQPVAIAQLVEGINDGLAYQTLLGVTGSGKTYTIANMIARLGRPAIIIAPNKTLAAQLYAEMREFFPENAIEYFVSYYDYYQPEAYVPSRDLFIEKDSSINEHIEQMRLSATKSLLERDDSIIVATVSCIYGIGDPVDYHGMILHLRNGEKMSQRDIIKRLTEMQYERNELEFKRGVFRVRGDVVDVFPSENSEAAVRITLFDDEVDSLALFDPLTGRVLQKIARFTVYPSSHYVTPRSTTLRAMETIKTELRERLEYFYQENRLVEAQRLEQRTRFDLEMLNELGFCKGIENYSRHLSGKQPGEPPPTLLDYLPDNALMIIDESHVTVPQIGGMYKGDRSRKENLVNFGFRLPSALDNRPLRFEEFEKRMPQTVFVSATPADYESQHSGQVVEQVVRPTGLVDPVIEVRPVATQVDDLMSEVTLRTAKNERVLVTTLTKRMAEDLTDYFSDHQIKVRYLHSDIDTVERVEIIRDLRLGQFDVLVGINLLREGLDIPEVSLVAILDADKEGFLRSQRSLIQTIGRAARHINGTAILYADTITKSMRVAIDETSRRRQKQIQFNEQHQITPRSVHKRIKDLIDGVYNHESAQQQHKAAQVQARYDAMNEAQLAKEIQRVEKKMLNAAKNLEFEQAAVYRDELKNLKNKLLIGFTGIT, encoded by the coding sequence GTGATCGCAACCTTCCCCAATAGTCCCTATAAATTACATCAAGCATTTGCGCCCGCCGGTGATCAGCCGGTTGCAATCGCACAGTTGGTCGAAGGCATAAACGATGGTCTTGCGTATCAAACGTTACTGGGCGTGACCGGCTCCGGTAAAACGTACACCATAGCCAACATGATCGCCCGCTTGGGCCGTCCGGCGATTATCATCGCGCCGAATAAAACGCTGGCCGCGCAGTTATACGCGGAGATGCGCGAATTCTTCCCGGAAAACGCCATCGAGTACTTCGTTTCCTATTACGATTACTATCAACCGGAAGCATACGTGCCGTCGCGCGATTTGTTTATCGAGAAAGATTCCAGCATCAACGAACATATCGAACAAATGCGCTTGTCCGCGACCAAATCGCTGCTGGAGCGCGACGATTCGATTATCGTCGCGACGGTATCGTGCATCTACGGTATCGGCGATCCGGTCGATTATCACGGCATGATTCTGCACTTGCGCAACGGTGAAAAAATGTCGCAACGCGACATCATCAAGCGCTTGACCGAGATGCAATACGAACGCAATGAACTGGAGTTCAAACGCGGGGTTTTTCGCGTGCGCGGTGATGTCGTCGATGTATTTCCGTCCGAGAATTCCGAAGCGGCAGTCCGCATCACGTTGTTTGACGACGAAGTGGATAGCTTGGCGCTATTCGACCCGCTGACCGGGCGCGTTCTGCAGAAAATCGCGCGTTTCACGGTGTATCCTTCCAGTCACTACGTTACGCCGCGCAGCACCACATTGCGGGCAATGGAAACCATCAAAACCGAATTACGCGAGCGGTTGGAGTATTTCTATCAGGAAAACCGCCTGGTCGAAGCGCAGCGGCTCGAACAACGCACCCGCTTCGATTTGGAAATGCTCAATGAACTGGGTTTTTGCAAAGGCATTGAAAATTATTCCCGCCATTTATCCGGTAAGCAGCCGGGTGAACCGCCGCCGACGTTACTTGATTATCTGCCGGATAATGCTTTGATGATCATCGACGAAAGCCATGTGACCGTGCCGCAAATCGGCGGCATGTATAAGGGCGATCGCTCGCGCAAGGAGAATCTGGTGAACTTCGGCTTCCGCTTGCCGTCGGCGCTGGACAACCGGCCGTTGCGTTTTGAGGAATTTGAGAAACGCATGCCGCAGACGGTTTTCGTGTCGGCCACGCCCGCCGATTATGAGAGTCAGCATAGCGGCCAAGTCGTCGAGCAAGTCGTGCGCCCGACCGGTCTGGTCGATCCGGTTATCGAAGTGCGCCCGGTTGCCACGCAGGTGGATGATTTAATGTCGGAGGTAACTTTACGTACGGCCAAGAACGAGCGTGTACTAGTCACCACGCTGACCAAACGCATGGCGGAGGATTTGACCGATTATTTTTCCGATCATCAAATCAAAGTGCGCTATTTGCATTCGGATATCGACACCGTCGAACGTGTCGAGATCATCCGCGATTTGCGGCTCGGGCAATTCGATGTGCTGGTCGGGATTAACTTGCTGCGCGAAGGGCTGGATATTCCGGAAGTGTCGCTGGTCGCGATACTGGATGCCGATAAGGAAGGCTTCTTGCGTTCGCAACGGTCGCTGATTCAAACCATTGGCCGAGCTGCCCGGCATATCAACGGCACCGCAATCTTATACGCCGACACTATCACCAAATCAATGCGCGTTGCGATTGACGAAACCAGCCGGCGGCGTCAAAAGCAGATTCAATTCAACGAACAGCATCAAATTACACCGCGGTCGGTGCATAAGCGCATCAAGGACTTGATCGACGGCGTTTATAATCATGAATCCGCGCAACAGCAGCACAAAGCCGCGCAAGTGCAAGCGCGCTACGATGCCATGAACGAAGCGCAACTTGCCAAGGAAATTCAGCGGGTCGAGAAGAAAATGCTCAATGCCGCGAAGAACTTGGAATTTGAGCAAGCCGCTGTTTACCGCGATGAACTCAAGAACCTCAAGAACAAGCTGCTGATCGGTTTTACCGGTATTACCTGA
- a CDS encoding RNA methyltransferase, translating into MPVITSRNHPLVKQLIKLEGSSQYRGKTGLTLLDGIHLIQIYCSVLGNPENLIVSQSYMENTGNEHFLTILCGHTPPKISVVSDALFRAISPVKTPTGILALITIPPLQKETGRGREVFSVMLEAIQDPGNLGSILRSAAAANVRDIYLSQHCADAWSPKTLRAAMGAHFFLRIHVNCDLLQISRDFPGTVIATSIQAAKNLFDISLAGPVAFLFGNEGAGLSKELIQTARENIVIPMPGKTESLNAAAAAAICFFEKVRQDRDSALTNIGTK; encoded by the coding sequence ATGCCGGTCATCACTTCACGCAATCATCCGCTCGTCAAACAACTGATCAAGCTGGAAGGATCTTCGCAATATCGCGGGAAAACCGGTTTGACGCTGCTCGACGGGATTCATTTGATTCAGATTTATTGCTCGGTATTGGGCAACCCGGAAAACCTGATCGTCAGCCAATCGTATATGGAAAACACCGGGAACGAGCATTTTCTGACCATTCTCTGCGGGCATACCCCGCCGAAAATATCCGTTGTCAGCGATGCCTTGTTTCGCGCCATTTCACCGGTTAAAACACCCACCGGGATTCTGGCGCTGATTACGATTCCTCCATTGCAAAAAGAAACCGGACGCGGCCGGGAGGTTTTCAGCGTGATGCTGGAAGCAATTCAGGATCCCGGCAACCTCGGCTCAATCCTGCGTTCCGCCGCGGCCGCTAATGTTCGCGATATTTATCTGTCGCAGCACTGCGCGGATGCTTGGTCGCCTAAAACTTTGCGGGCGGCAATGGGCGCCCATTTTTTTTTGCGCATCCACGTGAATTGCGATTTATTGCAAATTTCCCGCGACTTTCCGGGAACGGTGATTGCCACTTCGATTCAAGCCGCCAAGAATCTTTTCGACATTTCTCTGGCTGGTCCGGTGGCCTTTCTGTTCGGCAATGAAGGCGCCGGGTTATCCAAAGAACTGATTCAAACCGCGCGGGAAAATATCGTCATCCCAATGCCGGGAAAAACCGAATCGCTCAATGCCGCTGCCGCCGCGGCGATTTGTTTTTTTGAGAAAGTCCGGCAAGACCGGGATTCCGCGCTTACCAACATTGGAACAAAATAG
- the hisD gene encoding histidinol dehydrogenase, which translates to MVQIKRFNTTDSDFNEKLDKLLAFENAQDDAVDATVAGILADIRSRKDAALIEYTNRFDRLAVTSASQLELAPQQLQQSLNTLPAVERTALEQAAERVRSYHEKQPLSSWQYTDADGTLLGQKVTPLDRVGLYVPGGKASYPSSVLMNAIPAKVAGVPELIMVVPTPDGERNELVLAAAAISKVDRVFTIGGAQAVGALAFGTETVPPVDKIVGPGNAYVAAAKRRVFGIVGIDMVAGPSEILVICDGGTDPDWIAMDLFSQAEHDELAQAILLSPDAAFLDQVQQSIVRQLSAMPRQAVIRASLENRGALIQVRDLADACDIANRIAPEHLELSVEHPEHWVDKIRHAGAIFLGRHACEALGDYCAGPNHVLPTSRTARFSSPLGVYDFQKRSSLIQVSPQGAAKLGEIASILANGEGLQAHAKSAEYRYIKHR; encoded by the coding sequence ATGGTTCAAATCAAACGATTCAACACTACTGATTCCGATTTCAACGAGAAGCTCGACAAGCTGCTGGCATTTGAAAACGCACAAGATGATGCCGTCGACGCGACGGTTGCCGGCATTCTGGCGGATATCCGCAGCCGCAAAGACGCGGCGTTGATCGAATACACCAACCGCTTCGACCGCCTAGCGGTCACTTCGGCCAGCCAACTGGAGCTAGCGCCGCAACAGTTGCAGCAATCTCTGAATACCTTACCGGCAGTGGAACGAACGGCGCTCGAGCAAGCTGCCGAACGTGTGCGCAGCTATCACGAAAAACAACCGTTGAGTTCCTGGCAATATACCGATGCCGATGGCACGCTGCTGGGTCAAAAAGTCACGCCGCTGGACCGTGTCGGTTTATACGTGCCTGGCGGTAAAGCTTCGTACCCTTCATCGGTGCTGATGAATGCCATCCCGGCGAAAGTGGCCGGCGTACCGGAATTAATCATGGTGGTACCGACACCGGACGGCGAAAGAAACGAATTGGTGCTGGCTGCCGCAGCCATCAGCAAGGTTGACCGGGTATTCACCATCGGCGGTGCGCAAGCGGTCGGCGCTCTGGCGTTCGGCACTGAAACCGTGCCGCCGGTCGATAAAATCGTCGGCCCCGGCAATGCCTACGTCGCTGCCGCCAAGCGTCGGGTATTCGGCATCGTCGGTATCGACATGGTCGCCGGTCCTTCGGAAATTCTGGTGATTTGCGACGGCGGCACCGATCCGGACTGGATTGCGATGGATTTGTTCTCGCAAGCCGAGCACGACGAACTGGCTCAGGCTATTTTGCTATCTCCCGATGCGGCGTTTCTGGATCAAGTGCAGCAAAGCATCGTGCGGCAATTGTCCGCCATGCCGCGCCAAGCGGTGATTCGCGCGTCGCTGGAAAATCGCGGCGCGCTGATTCAAGTGAGAGACTTGGCCGACGCTTGCGACATCGCCAACCGTATCGCGCCGGAACATTTGGAATTGTCGGTTGAGCATCCGGAGCATTGGGTGGATAAAATCCGTCACGCCGGCGCTATTTTCCTGGGACGTCATGCGTGCGAAGCGCTCGGCGATTATTGCGCAGGACCCAATCACGTGCTGCCGACTTCCCGCACCGCGCGGTTTTCTTCGCCGTTGGGGGTATACGATTTCCAGAAACGCAGCAGCCTGATTCAAGTTTCGCCGCAAGGCGCCGCCAAGCTCGGCGAGATCGCATCGATTCTGGCGAACGGCGAAGGTTTGCAGGCGCACGCAAAATCGGCGGAATACCGCTATATAAAGCACCGGTAG
- the hisG gene encoding ATP phosphoribosyltransferase, with protein sequence MTEITIALSKGRIFEDTVPLLRAAGIEVLDDPDASRKLILATNRDHVRLIIVRASDVPTYVQYGAADLGIAGKDVLLEHGGDGLYQPLDLNIARCRMMVATPEGFDYDSAVRQGARLRIATKYVQTAREHFAAKGVHVDLIKLYGSMELAPLVGLADAIVDLVSSGNTLKANHLKAVEEIMPISSRLIINQAALKLKRGAIQPVLDAFSAAIEK encoded by the coding sequence ATGACTGAAATCACCATCGCCCTGTCAAAAGGGCGGATTTTTGAAGACACGGTGCCACTGCTCAGGGCCGCCGGTATTGAAGTACTGGATGACCCTGATGCATCGCGCAAGTTAATACTTGCTACCAACCGCGATCATGTGCGGTTGATTATCGTACGCGCGTCGGATGTGCCGACTTACGTGCAGTACGGCGCCGCCGATCTGGGTATCGCCGGCAAGGATGTGCTGCTGGAACATGGCGGCGATGGTTTGTACCAACCGCTCGATTTGAACATCGCGCGCTGCCGCATGATGGTCGCCACCCCTGAAGGGTTCGATTACGACTCCGCCGTGCGCCAAGGCGCGCGGCTGCGCATCGCCACCAAGTACGTGCAAACCGCGCGTGAACACTTCGCCGCCAAGGGTGTGCATGTCGATCTGATCAAATTGTACGGATCGATGGAACTGGCGCCGCTGGTCGGACTGGCTGACGCCATCGTCGATCTGGTATCCAGCGGCAATACGCTAAAAGCGAATCATCTCAAGGCTGTGGAAGAAATCATGCCGATTTCGTCGCGCTTGATCATCAACCAGGCGGCGTTAAAACTGAAAAGAGGCGCGATTCAGCCGGTTCTGGACGCATTTTCCGCAGCCATCGAAAAATAA
- a CDS encoding superoxide dismutase — MSTVNVDNFSKAAQAGSQYVLAPLPYANNALEPVITANTLSFHYGKHHKTYVDNLNNLVANTALAGQSLEDIVRASAGQADKAAIFNNAAQVWNHMFYWHSLSPNGGGEPPAALKQRIEEAFGSVEACKKEFAQAALTQFGSGWAWLVVDGGKIAIAKTGNAETPITKNVRPLLTIDVWEHAYYLDYQNRRADYVNTILDKLINWEFAAANLG, encoded by the coding sequence ATGTCTACAGTCAATGTCGATAATTTTTCCAAGGCGGCGCAAGCCGGTTCGCAATATGTGCTGGCGCCGCTGCCGTACGCCAACAACGCGTTGGAACCGGTGATCACCGCCAATACCTTAAGCTTTCACTATGGCAAGCACCACAAAACCTACGTTGATAACTTGAACAACCTGGTGGCTAACACCGCTTTGGCGGGTCAGTCGCTCGAAGACATCGTGCGCGCTTCCGCCGGACAAGCGGACAAAGCGGCGATCTTCAACAACGCCGCGCAAGTTTGGAACCACATGTTCTATTGGCACAGCCTCAGTCCCAACGGCGGCGGCGAACCGCCGGCGGCGTTGAAACAGAGAATCGAGGAAGCATTCGGCAGCGTCGAAGCATGTAAAAAGGAATTCGCGCAAGCAGCCTTGACGCAATTCGGCAGCGGCTGGGCCTGGCTGGTCGTCGACGGCGGCAAAATCGCCATCGCCAAAACCGGTAACGCGGAAACCCCGATCACCAAGAACGTGCGGCCACTGCTGACCATCGACGTGTGGGAGCATGCCTATTATCTCGATTATCAGAATCGCCGCGCGGATTACGTCAACACCATTCTGGATAAATTGATCAACTGGGAATTTGCCGCAGCCAACCTCGGATAA
- a CDS encoding biopolymer transporter ExbD produces MNFQRGKQNDEPEINLVPMIDVLLVILIFLVVTTTYSKFAELELTLPQTSAEQVDQNIEKPNRIDITVSALGDYTINLVPVKSSSIESLRDALHAAANNREDPFITINADAKATHQSVITVMEAARLAGYNKITFTTETDNTQ; encoded by the coding sequence ATGAATTTTCAACGCGGAAAACAAAACGACGAGCCGGAAATCAATCTGGTGCCGATGATCGATGTGTTGTTGGTCATCCTGATTTTTTTGGTGGTGACCACGACTTATTCCAAATTCGCCGAGCTTGAGCTGACGTTGCCGCAAACCAGCGCGGAACAAGTGGATCAAAATATCGAAAAACCCAATCGCATCGATATTACCGTATCGGCGCTTGGTGATTACACCATCAACCTGGTGCCGGTGAAATCTTCCAGCATCGAAAGCTTGCGCGATGCATTACACGCGGCTGCGAATAACCGCGAGGATCCGTTCATCACCATCAACGCCGATGCCAAAGCGACGCACCAATCGGTGATTACGGTAATGGAAGCCGCGCGGCTGGCGGGCTACAATAAAATCACCTTTACCACCGAAACAGACAATACCCAATAA